Proteins encoded together in one Aminipila butyrica window:
- a CDS encoding recombinase family protein, with product MPQVQVIEPVNAIYRYAPPKLRVCAYARVSSDSADQLNSFSVQMEHYTSLISGNDEWVLVDIYADEGITGTRSDKREEFQRMLSDCRKGKIDRILVKSVSRFARNIHDCLSTVRELKALGIEVEFEEDGLKTADMHDEMIIGAFSSIAQEESTSISNNMRWSYARRMQNGNFTCCCAPYGYDLVNNTLVPNLKEAPVVHRIFGSYLSGKSMDQIAAELNADGIPCKNGEVNWLYTAVSYILKSERYIGDALLQKSYTTDTMPFQTKRNKGERDRYYVTGSHEPLISRSEFQQAQQLMKARNSLCQSKGNCKQYVFSQKIKCGKCGTNFSRRLTNGKTYWVCHKHFRSKELCEIRQIREDAIMQAFLRMYNKLKQNSRNILSTTLTELMDLKSKITMSDVKVGSINKEIAELTKQSLVLNRLRTKGYMDSAIFMQKNNEINQQLDLLKRNRRRLLESDADDEMISECRLLVELIEQGAPYLTGFDETLFHSIVNQIVVTEQDQLKFCLIGGFAFTEQLPKEVFGR from the coding sequence ATGCCGCAGGTACAGGTTATTGAACCGGTAAATGCCATTTACCGCTATGCACCGCCCAAGCTGCGTGTCTGCGCCTACGCCAGAGTCAGCAGCGATTCGGCAGACCAGCTGAATTCCTTTTCCGTACAAATGGAGCATTACACTTCTCTGATTTCCGGAAATGATGAATGGGTGCTGGTGGACATATACGCCGATGAGGGTATCACCGGAACCCGGTCGGATAAGCGGGAGGAATTCCAGAGGATGCTTTCCGACTGCAGGAAAGGCAAAATCGACCGCATCCTTGTAAAGTCCGTTTCCCGGTTTGCAAGGAACATCCACGACTGCCTCTCCACCGTCCGGGAGCTGAAAGCCCTTGGCATCGAGGTGGAATTCGAAGAAGATGGCCTCAAGACAGCGGATATGCATGATGAGATGATAATCGGAGCCTTCAGCTCCATCGCTCAGGAGGAATCCACCTCCATCTCCAACAATATGCGCTGGAGCTACGCCCGTAGGATGCAAAACGGCAACTTCACTTGCTGCTGTGCTCCCTATGGATACGACCTTGTAAATAACACGCTGGTTCCCAATCTCAAGGAAGCGCCGGTGGTGCACCGGATATTCGGAAGCTATCTCTCCGGCAAGAGCATGGATCAGATTGCGGCCGAGCTGAACGCTGATGGCATCCCCTGCAAGAACGGCGAGGTTAACTGGCTCTATACCGCCGTCAGCTATATCCTCAAAAGTGAGCGCTACATCGGTGATGCCCTGCTGCAGAAATCATACACCACCGACACCATGCCCTTTCAAACCAAGCGCAACAAGGGCGAGCGTGACCGCTATTATGTCACTGGTTCCCATGAGCCGCTCATCAGCCGGTCGGAGTTTCAGCAGGCACAGCAATTAATGAAAGCCCGTAACTCCCTCTGCCAAAGCAAGGGGAATTGTAAACAGTATGTATTTTCTCAAAAAATCAAATGTGGGAAATGCGGCACAAACTTCTCCCGCCGGTTAACCAACGGAAAAACCTATTGGGTCTGCCATAAGCACTTCCGCAGCAAGGAGCTGTGCGAAATCCGCCAAATCCGGGAGGATGCCATCATGCAGGCCTTCCTCCGGATGTACAACAAGCTAAAACAGAACAGCCGAAATATTCTCTCCACCACTTTAACAGAACTGATGGATCTCAAATCCAAAATCACCATGAGCGACGTAAAAGTCGGAAGCATCAACAAAGAAATAGCGGAACTCACCAAGCAGAGTCTGGTACTGAATCGTCTCAGGACGAAAGGTTACATGGACTCTGCTATTTTTATGCAGAAAAACAATGAAATCAACCAGCAGCTTGACCTTCTGAAGCGCAACCGCCGCAGATTGCTGGAAAGCGATGCGGACGATGAGATGATTTCAGAATGCAGGCTGCTGGTTGAGCTGATAGAACAGGGAGCGCCGTACCTGACAGGGTTTGACGAAACTCTGTTTCACAGTATTGTCAATCAGATTGTTGTCACCGAGCAGGATCAGCTGAAATTCTGCCTCATCGGTGGGTTTGCCTTTACGGAGCAGTTGCCAAAGGAGGTGTTCGGACGATGA
- a CDS encoding recombinase family protein: MKKNRYLPFGYHIQNGTLCIHEVEAAVVRQVFEDYQDGMSYLRIAERLTAKSVPYMENRTDWNKHRVKRMLENSRYCGDDDFPLIIPADTFDAVAALIGQKSQVEPLSEELDSIRSKAICGACGAKYKRDGRSKNYEAWCCSAEGRITPKRITDQALLESVTEILNVIISNPSLLELPSPHRENYSLDVARTENQINREIEKSEVDSDYIKLLIFGCAAAKYGACADTEPVYLTRRLLVIFEQQQPLDAFSVRLFEDTVKQVVIDVDGSLWLRMINGKLIGKE; the protein is encoded by the coding sequence ATGAAGAAAAACCGATACCTTCCTTTCGGTTATCACATTCAAAACGGTACGCTGTGCATTCATGAAGTGGAAGCCGCTGTGGTACGGCAAGTTTTTGAGGATTACCAAGACGGGATGTCCTATCTCCGGATTGCCGAGCGGCTTACTGCCAAAAGCGTCCCCTATATGGAGAACCGCACCGACTGGAACAAGCATAGGGTCAAGCGGATGCTGGAGAATTCTCGCTACTGCGGCGATGATGACTTCCCACTGATTATCCCTGCCGACACGTTCGATGCGGTAGCCGCCCTGATCGGGCAGAAAAGCCAAGTGGAGCCTTTATCCGAGGAACTGGACAGCATCCGCAGTAAGGCGATTTGTGGGGCTTGTGGAGCCAAATACAAAAGGGATGGCAGAAGCAAAAATTATGAAGCATGGTGCTGCTCCGCCGAGGGGCGCATCACACCCAAGCGCATTACCGACCAAGCCCTGCTGGAGAGTGTAACAGAAATACTAAATGTGATTATCAGCAATCCGAGCCTGCTGGAGCTTCCTTCACCGCACAGGGAGAACTATTCTCTTGATGTTGCCCGGACGGAAAACCAAATCAATCGGGAGATTGAAAAAAGCGAGGTGGACAGCGACTACATCAAGTTACTCATATTCGGCTGTGCCGCCGCAAAATATGGAGCTTGTGCTGATACGGAGCCGGTATACTTAACCCGCCGGTTACTGGTGATATTCGAGCAACAACAGCCGCTGGATGCTTTCTCAGTCCGGCTCTTTGAGGATACGGTCAAGCAGGTGGTCATTGATGTGGACGGTAGCCTGTGGCTGCGGATGATTAACGGAAAACTGATCGGAAAGGAGTAA
- a CDS encoding recombinase family protein has protein sequence MQTQTITPVQKRVDVIPANVLLTKPNARKRKLRVAAYCRVSTEQEEQQSSYAAQIAYYTEKINKNKEWELAGIFADEGITGTSVKKRTEFLKLIALCEKGKIDMVLTKSVSRFSRNTLDAIGYIRKLKAKGIPIIFEKEGINTMEMASEMALCFLSGFAQAESESISRNVTWGKRQSFKSGKVPFQYSRLLGYQKGEDGQPKVVPEEAEIVKRIFRSYYSGASVRKIKESLEADEILSPTGNAEWSIGALQYMLRNERYIGDALLQKTYVVDCLTKETRKNNGEIPQYYVTGNHEPIISRDLFNLVQEEITRRSVKRKVAKKAVKTEKGKYSSKYALTELLCCGECGTQYRRVTWARNGKKKVVWRCINRLEYGTKYCKESPTIEESRLHQAIVIALNRLDEDKADVIETLKAGLRLAIGSQDDDSFNEAAVQNRIAELQSVMMDLVELSSKSSAGADYFDAKFEEIAAEIKALQGQLGEHQEQTMLAQNTQARIHELLYTMEHTDLSLKEYREDVVRAVIDKVVVLSPECIRITFKGNTEMEQELPSE, from the coding sequence ATGCAAACACAAACTATAACACCGGTACAGAAAAGGGTCGATGTGATCCCTGCCAATGTTCTTTTAACCAAACCCAATGCCAGAAAGAGAAAGCTCCGTGTGGCGGCCTACTGCCGGGTCAGCACCGAACAGGAAGAACAGCAGTCCAGCTACGCTGCGCAGATTGCTTATTACACGGAGAAAATCAATAAAAACAAGGAATGGGAGCTTGCCGGTATTTTTGCCGATGAGGGTATCACCGGAACCAGCGTCAAGAAACGAACCGAGTTTCTCAAGCTCATAGCACTGTGCGAAAAAGGCAAGATCGATATGGTGCTGACCAAGTCGGTCTCCCGGTTTTCCAGAAACACGCTGGATGCCATCGGATATATCCGCAAGCTCAAAGCAAAGGGCATCCCTATCATCTTTGAAAAAGAGGGCATCAACACGATGGAGATGGCCAGCGAAATGGCACTGTGCTTCCTCAGCGGCTTTGCACAGGCAGAGAGCGAGTCCATCAGCCGAAATGTAACATGGGGCAAGCGCCAGAGCTTCAAAAGCGGAAAGGTACCTTTTCAATACTCCCGCCTGCTGGGTTACCAAAAAGGTGAGGACGGTCAGCCCAAGGTTGTGCCGGAGGAAGCGGAAATCGTCAAGCGGATTTTCAGAAGCTATTACTCCGGTGCCAGCGTTCGAAAGATAAAGGAATCGCTGGAGGCAGACGAAATTCTCTCCCCCACAGGTAACGCAGAATGGTCAATCGGCGCACTGCAATATATGCTCCGCAACGAGCGATACATCGGAGATGCACTGCTGCAGAAAACCTATGTGGTGGATTGCTTAACCAAGGAAACGCGAAAAAACAACGGTGAAATCCCCCAGTATTATGTAACCGGAAACCATGAGCCGATTATTTCAAGAGATTTATTCAACCTTGTGCAGGAGGAAATTACCCGGAGATCTGTTAAGCGAAAAGTGGCCAAGAAAGCTGTAAAAACCGAAAAAGGGAAATACAGCAGCAAATACGCCCTGACCGAACTTCTCTGCTGCGGTGAATGCGGAACGCAGTACCGCCGGGTCACTTGGGCAAGGAATGGCAAGAAAAAGGTGGTCTGGCGTTGTATTAACCGCTTGGAATATGGCACGAAATACTGCAAGGAATCCCCCACCATTGAGGAAAGCCGGTTGCACCAAGCCATTGTCATCGCTCTGAACCGTCTGGATGAGGATAAGGCTGATGTTATCGAAACCCTCAAGGCAGGACTACGGCTGGCCATCGGTTCACAGGATGATGACAGCTTCAATGAAGCGGCTGTCCAAAACCGTATCGCCGAGCTGCAGAGCGTAATGATGGATTTGGTGGAACTCAGCTCCAAGTCCAGCGCCGGTGCGGATTACTTCGATGCCAAGTTTGAAGAAATTGCTGCGGAGATAAAAGCACTGCAGGGGCAACTTGGGGAGCATCAAGAGCAGACCATGCTCGCCCAAAACACACAAGCCCGAATTCATGAACTGCTTTATACGATGGAACATACAGATCTCAGCCTCAAAGAATACCGGGAGGATGTGGTCAGGGCAGTGATTGATAAGGTGGTGGTTTTATCCCCTGAATGCATCCGGATTACCTTTAAGGGAAATACGGAAATGGAGCAGGAACTGCCAAGTGAGTAA
- a CDS encoding helix-turn-helix domain-containing protein: protein MDYMTAKEAAEKWSITPRRVQVLCAQGKIPGAVRFGVTWAIPKDTVKPKDGRCKSKK, encoded by the coding sequence ATGGACTACATGACAGCAAAAGAAGCAGCGGAAAAATGGTCAATCACTCCACGACGGGTGCAGGTGCTTTGCGCACAGGGTAAAATACCGGGTGCTGTTCGATTTGGGGTTACTTGGGCAATACCTAAAGATACGGTAAAACCTAAAGATGGCCGATGTAAAAGCAAAAAATAA
- a CDS encoding ATP-binding protein, producing the protein MEAQITISGGIIGELSEKIPSNIIALNELIKNSYDAGANKVAVTLDSQSKTLTIVDDGCGMDENSINILFHISQSEKTYGVKNQYGRYTQGSKGLGFLSVFKFGKDVCWITKKEKGLKFCAQYDTLINSDNISSLVIPIEPCPEAQKGTKIVIKLEEYSADSLISYLSDLSNLQKVIYSFEDSSFEITLNVNGTSYSSKDKQPLIQIYPERQLYYVKYSSQEQKIKYYHNGVLILSKDYLFNANEYEIDIEIVIYQLKSRGKNNIIPLFYNPQGDLTPLIYINTNLFNNFNIFDPNIMKNIKTSDVLNQMIGSIRIFSSSSSLSFNSDRSQFLQNPLTDGIKEFLYNINKTIQTLGSQYKKYLLDFDILTTLTLPSNRLNDNSFLRSIIKDQFAFKDKVEIHKIDKKVVYSFAKKECYANIYQVNPNDEASSASSKGQTQEAGATTKGAEGKENSGEDNSVTTAKIILKQFNKKIDVPSGQINLYDEIIGAYDSKGNSISKNSIIVKEENAELQNAILQSVIIPCKKNIYYSYTDSITGLVTVRVEFEFVEPKSPVRSSSQKMPLIYIPAHQGYNISFNVSLGNLINQINMLDVDKYTEVLSCTLRATFELSIDSIKKCSKYSSLTWNKELKENIKLVISYIKSKKSFIGAVATSTKVDFDSLKNILEPSDVDVYVPKLHLGAHKSMQYVTKDEIVKLGKLAGVFVVVANEMINNPNIN; encoded by the coding sequence ATGGAAGCTCAGATTACTATAAGCGGTGGTATAATTGGAGAATTATCAGAAAAAATCCCTTCGAACATTATTGCGTTAAATGAATTGATTAAGAATTCATATGATGCAGGAGCAAATAAGGTAGCTGTTACCCTTGATTCGCAAAGTAAAACTCTTACTATTGTTGATGATGGTTGTGGAATGGATGAGAATTCCATCAATATTCTTTTTCATATCAGCCAAAGCGAGAAAACATATGGTGTAAAAAATCAATATGGCAGATACACACAAGGCTCTAAAGGTCTTGGCTTTCTGTCTGTTTTTAAATTTGGTAAAGACGTGTGTTGGATTACCAAAAAGGAAAAAGGCTTAAAATTTTGTGCCCAATACGACACGCTAATAAACAGCGATAATATATCTTCGTTGGTAATTCCTATTGAGCCTTGTCCAGAAGCTCAAAAAGGAACTAAGATAGTTATTAAATTAGAAGAATATAGTGCTGATTCTTTAATTTCGTATTTGTCAGATTTATCAAACTTGCAAAAAGTTATATATTCTTTTGAAGATAGCAGTTTCGAGATCACTTTAAATGTGAATGGCACATCTTATTCCAGTAAAGATAAGCAGCCATTAATTCAAATATACCCTGAGCGTCAATTGTACTATGTTAAGTATAGTTCACAAGAACAAAAAATTAAGTATTATCATAATGGCGTATTAATCTTAAGTAAAGATTATCTATTCAATGCCAATGAATATGAAATAGATATTGAAATTGTAATATATCAATTAAAGTCCCGAGGGAAAAATAACATTATCCCATTGTTTTACAACCCCCAAGGTGATTTGACTCCACTCATTTATATAAACACAAATCTATTTAATAATTTTAACATTTTTGATCCTAATATTATGAAAAACATTAAGACAAGTGATGTTCTCAACCAAATGATAGGATCTATTCGAATTTTTAGTAGTAGTTCATCATTGAGTTTCAATTCCGATAGATCTCAATTTTTGCAGAATCCTTTAACAGATGGCATTAAAGAATTTCTCTATAATATTAATAAAACAATCCAGACTTTAGGTTCACAATATAAAAAATATTTATTAGATTTTGACATTCTTACAACTCTAACTCTTCCTTCGAATCGGCTTAATGATAATAGCTTTTTAAGAAGTATTATCAAAGACCAGTTTGCCTTTAAGGATAAGGTTGAAATTCATAAGATTGATAAGAAAGTGGTTTATTCTTTCGCTAAGAAAGAATGCTATGCAAATATATATCAAGTCAATCCTAATGATGAGGCTTCTTCTGCTTCAAGCAAGGGTCAAACACAAGAAGCTGGTGCAACCACGAAAGGTGCAGAAGGTAAGGAAAATTCTGGAGAAGATAATTCCGTAACTACGGCAAAGATAATTTTGAAACAATTTAATAAAAAAATCGATGTGCCCTCAGGACAAATTAATTTGTATGATGAAATAATAGGGGCATATGATAGTAAGGGCAATTCTATTTCAAAAAACAGTATTATTGTTAAAGAGGAAAATGCAGAATTGCAAAATGCAATCTTACAGAGTGTCATTATTCCTTGCAAAAAAAATATATACTATTCATATACAGATTCGATTACAGGTCTCGTTACAGTTCGAGTGGAATTTGAGTTTGTTGAACCTAAATCACCTGTTAGGTCATCATCACAAAAGATGCCGTTAATTTACATACCAGCACATCAAGGATATAATATATCTTTTAATGTTTCCTTGGGCAATTTGATTAACCAAATTAATATGTTGGACGTAGACAAATATACTGAAGTGCTATCTTGTACTTTAAGAGCAACTTTTGAATTAAGTATTGATTCAATCAAAAAATGTTCTAAGTATTCATCTTTAACGTGGAATAAAGAGTTAAAGGAAAATATAAAGCTTGTAATTTCTTATATAAAAAGCAAAAAAAGTTTCATAGGTGCAGTTGCGACTTCTACAAAAGTTGATTTTGATAGTTTGAAAAATATTTTAGAACCATCGGATGTAGATGTTTATGTTCCCAAATTGCATTTAGGTGCTCATAAATCAATGCAGTACGTTACTAAAGATGAAATTGTAAAGCTTGGTAAGTTAGCAGGAGTATTTGTAGTTGTTGCTAATGAAATGATAAATAACCCCAATATAAATTAG
- a CDS encoding modification methylase yields the protein MIEDISFKNYKKKSDIHGTSLYPAVMVAPVQKAILSNLISQGGIKTVFDPFHGSGTALYECGEIDINIHLIGCDINPLANLITKVKLQGIDKDFERDFDQLKKLLTQIKQGETYEFTNIKKWFKEDIIESLRILRTAIIQIQKDKSRLFFWYILCDIIRKYSNTRSSTYKLHIRTDDAINRIENSVIPDFLAAVTKSYPKFYNTFKNFTLFKCDIVDQMKQFEDNCFDITITSPPYGDNGTTVPYGQFSMLALLWIDNKDLELEGWELENYSIIDSKSIGGCQSSQNLSEYGLSLIQPYLDKICESKHKKVIRFFSDYFNVLEEICRVTNKYIVLTLGNRTVDRVKINLNHITKCFLENNNFYLVEVYERDIPNKRTPKKTSKVHNKPVESMNSEFVSIYRK from the coding sequence ATGATAGAAGATATTTCATTCAAAAATTATAAGAAAAAAAGCGATATTCATGGTACTTCACTATATCCTGCTGTTATGGTGGCGCCTGTACAAAAAGCTATACTAAGCAATTTAATATCTCAAGGTGGAATTAAAACTGTATTTGATCCTTTTCATGGATCAGGCACGGCTCTATATGAGTGCGGAGAAATTGATATCAATATACATCTCATTGGTTGCGATATTAATCCACTTGCTAATCTTATAACAAAAGTAAAATTACAGGGTATAGATAAAGACTTTGAAAGAGATTTTGACCAGTTGAAAAAGTTACTGACGCAAATCAAGCAAGGAGAAACTTACGAATTTACGAATATAAAAAAATGGTTTAAAGAGGATATTATCGAATCATTAAGAATACTCCGAACAGCCATTATTCAAATTCAAAAAGATAAAAGTAGATTGTTTTTTTGGTATATTCTTTGTGATATTATTCGTAAATATAGCAACACAAGGAGTTCAACCTATAAATTGCACATACGAACAGACGATGCAATTAACAGGATAGAAAATAGTGTTATACCTGACTTTTTAGCTGCAGTAACAAAGTCATATCCCAAATTTTATAATACATTTAAAAATTTCACCTTGTTCAAATGTGATATAGTGGACCAAATGAAACAATTTGAAGATAATTGTTTTGATATTACTATTACATCCCCTCCTTATGGTGATAATGGAACTACTGTTCCCTACGGACAGTTTTCAATGTTAGCTTTGTTATGGATAGATAACAAAGATTTAGAATTAGAGGGATGGGAGCTTGAAAATTATTCCATCATAGATTCTAAGAGCATAGGAGGATGTCAGAGTAGCCAAAATTTGAGTGAATACGGCCTGAGTTTGATACAACCTTATTTAGATAAAATATGTGAAAGCAAGCATAAAAAGGTAATACGTTTTTTCTCTGATTATTTTAATGTTTTAGAAGAAATTTGTAGAGTTACAAATAAATATATAGTACTGACATTAGGAAATCGAACAGTTGATAGAGTGAAAATAAATTTAAACCACATTACAAAATGCTTCTTAGAAAACAATAACTTCTATCTTGTGGAGGTTTATGAACGAGATATTCCGAATAAAAGGACTCCTAAAAAAACATCCAAGGTTCACAACAAACCTGTGGAGTCTATGAACTCTGAATTTGTTTCTATATATAGAAAGTGA
- a CDS encoding Kelch repeat-containing protein, with product MKRFIAILMTLCMVLGVSSVSAWAAETEGWQTKMMMPTSPGSFGTCVIGDRIFVVGGYKSNLVTIYNTKTDTWKMGTPMLKTPYKVETVAIGNNIYAMCNGDVNGDVSKTYMQIYDSQADTWTVKEDIPGFSDRLTVVANGEKLYVTDYDAGKSIMSMQTYDTLSETWTSSKALAALHCYSFGMCVQGDNVYIVGGYGKDGSSSKDTNTLQVYNVTSDTWKSLKKMPTPRRNLTAVAVDNKIYAIGGENTKGTNVVEIYDIEQDSWSTGIPMNTVRYSFAAEIVNGKIYAIGGTGTSGRLNSIEALQVGNSANETFSKLSVLLNTGEIVQLSTSFDLANNQNFTWTSINEAVATVDSNGKVTAVSAGDTDIYAENSDGTFKEYIPVKVVEGIADELRLAVHLKAGEKAKLYLTDDPSQATWSSLDESIATVSADGQVTGVKKGLAIVKAELEGETYQIYVRVNG from the coding sequence ATGAAACGATTTATAGCAATTTTAATGACATTGTGCATGGTACTAGGCGTGTCGAGTGTGAGTGCGTGGGCAGCAGAAACAGAAGGGTGGCAGACTAAGATGATGATGCCCACGTCCCCAGGATCCTTTGGAACGTGCGTAATCGGAGATCGTATATTTGTCGTGGGCGGATATAAGAGTAACTTAGTTACAATTTATAATACGAAAACTGATACGTGGAAAATGGGAACACCTATGCTTAAAACCCCATATAAAGTAGAAACCGTTGCTATAGGTAATAATATATATGCCATGTGTAATGGTGATGTTAATGGTGATGTTTCTAAGACGTATATGCAAATTTATGATTCACAGGCAGACACATGGACAGTAAAAGAAGATATACCAGGGTTTTCAGATCGGCTAACGGTCGTAGCTAATGGAGAAAAACTATATGTAACAGACTATGACGCCGGAAAAAGTATAATGAGCATGCAGACATATGATACTTTATCAGAAACTTGGACAAGTAGTAAGGCCTTAGCCGCGTTACATTGTTATTCTTTTGGGATGTGTGTGCAAGGGGATAACGTTTATATAGTTGGTGGTTATGGCAAAGATGGTTCAAGTAGCAAAGATACCAATACTTTGCAAGTATATAATGTGACGTCAGATACATGGAAATCCTTAAAAAAAATGCCAACACCTAGGCGGAATTTGACTGCCGTAGCGGTAGATAATAAAATTTACGCCATAGGAGGGGAGAATACAAAAGGAACTAATGTAGTGGAGATTTATGACATCGAACAAGATAGCTGGAGCACTGGAATACCAATGAATACAGTGAGATATTCCTTTGCGGCAGAAATAGTCAATGGGAAGATTTATGCAATAGGAGGAACTGGAACCTCTGGACGCTTAAATTCAATAGAAGCTCTTCAAGTAGGGAACTCAGCAAATGAAACATTTAGCAAATTATCGGTATTGTTAAATACTGGAGAAATCGTCCAACTCAGCACGTCCTTTGATTTAGCCAACAACCAGAACTTCACCTGGACTTCTATCAATGAAGCAGTAGCTACAGTAGACAGTAATGGTAAGGTAACTGCTGTTAGTGCTGGCGATACGGATATTTATGCGGAAAACTCAGACGGCACTTTTAAGGAGTATATCCCTGTGAAAGTAGTAGAAGGCATTGCAGATGAATTACGATTGGCGGTTCATCTAAAAGCAGGAGAGAAGGCAAAGCTATATCTGACCGATGATCCTAGCCAAGCGACCTGGAGTTCTCTGGACGAAAGCATTGCGACAGTATCTGCTGATGGACAGGTTACAGGTGTAAAGAAAGGTCTAGCTATCGTTAAAGCGGAGCTAGAGGGAGAGACCTATCAAATCTATGTACGCGTAAACGGATAG